Proteins co-encoded in one Prescottella sp. R16 genomic window:
- a CDS encoding pseudouridine synthase, which yields MNKPARRDGTPDRKKKQPTRGGSKAGAADKPTQGAKRPHRGAAAKPALNKRGKPKATKPQRATSAQTAPTISNAKPAKHQYTEADRDLAPMKGDGVRLQKVLAQAGVASRRAAEELIDQGRVEVDGRIVREQGLRVDPENAVVRVDGIRVVVKKDLVHLALNKPRGWQSTMSDDLGRPCIGDIVSERISAGQRLFHVGRLDADTEGLILLTNDGDLAHRLMHPSFEVPKTYLATVQGVVDRGLGKTLKAGVELDDGPAKVDSFALLDVNGGKSLVKLVLHEGRKHIVRRILDAVGHPVVRLVRTDIGVVALGDGRPGTLRALGRHEVGGLYGAVGL from the coding sequence GTGAACAAGCCCGCTCGCCGTGATGGCACACCGGACCGTAAGAAGAAGCAGCCGACCCGAGGCGGCTCGAAGGCAGGAGCTGCCGACAAGCCGACACAGGGCGCCAAGCGCCCCCACCGCGGCGCCGCCGCGAAGCCCGCGCTGAACAAGCGCGGCAAGCCGAAGGCCACCAAGCCGCAACGCGCCACCTCGGCGCAGACCGCCCCCACCATCAGCAACGCCAAGCCGGCGAAGCACCAGTACACCGAAGCCGACCGCGACCTCGCACCGATGAAGGGTGACGGCGTCCGGCTGCAGAAGGTGCTCGCGCAGGCCGGAGTCGCGTCCCGCCGCGCCGCCGAGGAACTCATCGACCAGGGCCGCGTCGAGGTCGACGGCCGCATCGTCCGCGAGCAGGGACTGCGTGTCGACCCGGAGAACGCGGTCGTCCGTGTCGACGGCATCCGCGTCGTCGTCAAGAAGGACCTCGTCCATCTCGCACTGAACAAGCCGCGCGGCTGGCAGTCCACGATGTCCGACGACCTCGGCCGCCCCTGCATCGGTGACATCGTCTCCGAACGCATCTCCGCCGGCCAGCGCCTGTTCCACGTCGGTCGTCTCGACGCCGACACCGAGGGCCTGATCCTGCTCACCAACGACGGGGACCTCGCGCACCGGTTGATGCACCCGTCGTTCGAGGTGCCCAAGACGTATCTGGCGACCGTGCAGGGCGTCGTCGACCGCGGCCTCGGCAAGACCCTCAAGGCCGGTGTCGAACTCGACGACGGCCCCGCCAAGGTCGACTCGTTCGCGCTCCTCGACGTCAACGGCGGCAAGTCGCTCGTGAAGCTGGTGCTGCACGAGGGCCGCAAGCACATCGTGCGACGCATCCTCGACGCCGTCGGCCATCCGGTGGTCCGGCTGGTCCGCACCGACATCGGTGTCGTCGCGCTCGGTGACGGTCGTCCCGGCACGCTGCGCGCCCTGGGCCGGCACGAGGTCGGCGGCCTGTACGGGGCGGTCGGCCTGTGA
- the scpB gene encoding SMC-Scp complex subunit ScpB: MSAFEDEFTGEPDRLTDERLAAALESMLLVVDEPATAAILADAAGEPAERVETMLHTLSARYTEDGSGIDLRCSGDGWRLYTRTEYAPYVERLLQGGARTKLTRAALETLAVIAYRQPLTRARIGAVRGVNVDGVVRTLLARGLIVEAGPDPETHATTYATTELFLERLGLSSLHDLPPLAPLLPDVDVIDDIAGIIEADPRFARMDTTASSSEPATTDSGFDTEH, encoded by the coding sequence ATGAGTGCTTTCGAGGACGAATTCACCGGCGAGCCGGACCGGCTGACGGACGAACGCCTGGCCGCGGCCCTCGAATCGATGCTGCTGGTGGTGGACGAACCCGCGACGGCCGCGATTCTCGCCGACGCGGCCGGTGAGCCCGCCGAACGGGTCGAGACGATGCTGCACACCCTGTCGGCGCGGTACACCGAGGACGGCAGCGGCATCGACCTGCGCTGCAGCGGCGACGGCTGGCGGCTGTACACCCGCACCGAATACGCGCCGTACGTCGAACGGCTGCTGCAGGGCGGCGCCCGGACCAAACTCACCCGCGCGGCCCTGGAAACCCTCGCGGTGATCGCCTACCGGCAGCCGCTGACCCGGGCCCGGATCGGTGCGGTGCGCGGCGTCAACGTCGACGGCGTCGTGCGGACGCTGCTCGCGCGCGGCCTGATCGTCGAGGCCGGGCCGGACCCGGAGACCCACGCGACCACGTACGCCACCACCGAACTGTTCCTCGAACGCCTCGGATTGTCGTCACTGCACGATCTGCCGCCGCTCGCGCCGCTGCTGCCGGACGTCGATGTGATCGACGACATCGCCGGAATTATCGAAGCCGACCCGAGGTTTGCGAGAATGGACACGACTGCGTCGTCCTCGGAACCGGCAACCACGGATTCCGGGTTCGACACCGAACACTGA
- a CDS encoding ScpA family protein — protein MRPVSTDTADTETGFRVRLHNFEGPFDLLLTLISRHQLDVTEVALHEVTDEFIEYTRRLGSALGLDATTEFLVVAATLLDLKAARLLPAGEIDDAEDLALLEARDLLFARLLQYRAYKQAAELFGELEASALRRYPRAAAVEDRYADLLPEVLLGVDPRQFAEIAATAFRPRPTPEVGLGHLHVPAVSVPEQAALVLEMLRARGPGVWTPFADLIADCDTTVVVVARFLALLELYRQQSVLFEQPEPLGALAVSWTGETTDAPVTEEDHL, from the coding sequence CTGCGCCCGGTGAGCACCGACACCGCCGACACCGAGACCGGGTTCCGGGTCCGGCTGCACAATTTCGAGGGACCGTTCGACCTGCTGCTGACGTTGATCAGCCGGCACCAGCTCGACGTCACCGAGGTCGCGCTGCACGAGGTGACCGACGAGTTCATCGAGTACACACGCCGGCTCGGCAGCGCCCTGGGACTCGACGCGACCACCGAGTTCCTGGTGGTCGCGGCGACCCTCCTCGACCTCAAGGCGGCCCGGCTGCTGCCGGCCGGGGAGATCGACGACGCCGAGGATCTGGCCCTGCTCGAGGCGCGGGACCTGCTGTTCGCGCGGCTCCTGCAGTACCGGGCGTACAAGCAGGCGGCGGAACTGTTCGGTGAGCTCGAGGCGAGTGCCCTGCGCCGCTACCCGCGGGCCGCGGCCGTCGAGGACCGCTACGCCGACCTGCTGCCGGAGGTGCTCCTCGGTGTCGACCCGCGTCAGTTCGCGGAGATCGCGGCCACCGCGTTCCGGCCGCGCCCCACCCCGGAGGTGGGTCTCGGGCACCTGCACGTGCCGGCGGTGTCGGTGCCCGAACAGGCCGCCCTCGTCCTCGAGATGTTGCGGGCCCGCGGCCCCGGCGTGTGGACACCGTTCGCCGACCTGATCGCCGACTGCGACACCACCGTCGTGGTCGTGGCACGATTCCTGGCACTGCTCGAGCTGTACCGGCAGCAGTCGGTGCTGTTCGAGCAGCCCGAACCTCTCGGGGCTCTGGCGGTCAGCTGGACGGGGGAGACCACGGACGCCCCCGTGACCGAGGAGGACCACCTGTGA
- a CDS encoding ParA family protein has translation MDTVVTQLQQAVVGESETRHGPTGRPLRDVPEPGPADRRGPARIIAMCNQKGGVGKTTSTINLGASLAEYGRRVLLVDLDPQGALSAGLGVAHHDLELTVHNLLVERRSVDDVLMRTRIDGLDLLPSNIDLSAAEIQLVTEVGREQTLGRVLHPVLDRYDYVLVDCQPSLGLLTVNALACADSVIIPMECEYFSLRGLALLNDTVDKVRDRLNPRLTLEGIVVTMFDARTLHAREVMSRVVEVFGDLVYDTVINRTVRFPETSVAGEPITTWAPKSGGAQAYRALAREVIHRCAR, from the coding sequence ATCGACACCGTGGTGACGCAGTTGCAGCAGGCAGTAGTGGGCGAGAGCGAGACGCGACACGGACCGACGGGCCGTCCGCTGCGGGACGTGCCGGAGCCCGGCCCCGCCGACCGCCGCGGCCCGGCCCGGATCATTGCGATGTGCAACCAGAAGGGCGGCGTCGGCAAGACGACGTCGACGATCAATCTCGGTGCGTCCCTCGCCGAGTACGGGCGCCGGGTGCTGCTCGTGGACCTCGACCCGCAGGGTGCCCTGTCCGCGGGACTCGGTGTCGCACACCATGATCTGGAGTTGACGGTCCACAACCTGCTCGTGGAGCGCCGCTCGGTCGACGACGTCCTCATGCGTACCCGCATCGACGGTCTGGACCTGCTGCCCAGCAACATCGACCTGTCGGCCGCGGAGATCCAGCTGGTCACAGAGGTCGGCCGGGAACAGACCCTCGGACGCGTCCTGCATCCGGTCCTCGACCGCTACGACTACGTGCTGGTGGACTGCCAGCCGTCGCTCGGGCTGCTCACCGTCAACGCACTGGCCTGCGCGGACAGTGTCATCATCCCGATGGAATGCGAATACTTCTCGCTGCGCGGCCTGGCACTGCTCAACGACACGGTCGACAAGGTCCGCGACCGGCTCAACCCCCGGCTCACTCTCGAAGGGATCGTCGTCACGATGTTCGACGCCCGCACCCTGCACGCCCGCGAGGTGATGTCGCGTGTGGTGGAGGTGTTCGGCGACCTCGTGTACGACACCGTCATCAACCGCACCGTCCGGTTCCCCGAGACCAGTGTCGCGGGTGAGCCGATCACGACGTGGGCTCCGAAGTCCGGTGGGGCGCAGGCGTATCGGGCCCTGGCCCGTGAAGTCATCCACCGCTGCGCCCGGTGA
- the xerD gene encoding site-specific tyrosine recombinase XerD, with the protein MTAAGGTLGRQIATYLDHLAVERGAARNTIGSYRRDLDRYVRFLGDRGIGDLGAVSEADVGEFVVALRRGDPDNGVTPLAASSAARALIAVRGLHRFAAAEGMTPGDVARAVKPPTPGRRLPKSLPLDDVLAILDTAGGDGASDNPRTLRDRALLELLYSTGARISEAVGLDLDDLDTESRSVLLRGKGGKDRIVPVGRPAIAAIDTYLVRGRPALVARGTPALFLNARGGRLSRQSAWQVLHDAAEKAGITVAVSPHTLRHSFATHLLDGGADVRVVQELLGHASVTTTQIYTLVTVGALREVWAQAHPRAT; encoded by the coding sequence ATGACCGCTGCCGGCGGGACGCTGGGGCGTCAGATCGCGACGTACCTGGATCATCTCGCCGTCGAACGCGGTGCCGCCCGCAACACGATCGGCTCGTACCGTCGCGACCTCGACCGGTACGTCCGTTTCCTGGGCGACCGGGGCATCGGCGACCTCGGTGCGGTGAGCGAGGCGGACGTCGGAGAGTTCGTCGTCGCCCTGCGCCGCGGGGACCCGGACAACGGAGTGACCCCGCTGGCCGCGAGTTCCGCGGCGCGGGCCCTGATCGCGGTGCGCGGTCTGCACCGGTTCGCGGCCGCCGAGGGCATGACCCCCGGGGACGTGGCCCGCGCGGTGAAACCGCCGACCCCGGGCCGCCGGCTCCCGAAGTCGCTGCCGCTCGACGACGTCCTGGCCATCCTCGACACCGCGGGCGGTGACGGGGCGTCGGACAACCCCCGCACGCTGCGGGACCGGGCGCTGCTCGAACTGCTGTACTCGACGGGCGCCCGGATCTCCGAGGCCGTCGGCCTCGATCTCGACGATCTCGACACCGAGTCCCGGTCGGTGCTGCTGCGCGGCAAGGGCGGCAAGGATCGGATCGTGCCGGTCGGCCGCCCCGCGATCGCCGCGATCGACACGTACCTGGTGCGGGGGCGTCCGGCGCTGGTGGCGCGCGGCACCCCCGCCCTGTTCCTCAACGCGCGTGGCGGACGGCTGTCCCGGCAGAGCGCGTGGCAGGTGCTGCACGACGCCGCCGAGAAGGCCGGGATCACGGTCGCGGTGTCGCCGCACACCCTGCGGCACTCGTTCGCCACGCACCTGCTCGACGGCGGCGCCGATGTGCGCGTCGTCCAGGAACTGCTGGGGCACGCGTCGGTGACGACGACGCAGATCTACACCCTGGTCACGGTGGGCGCGTTGCGGGAGGTGTGGGCGCAGGCGCATCCGCGGGCCACATGA
- a CDS encoding NUDIX hydrolase: MIRPGEHEFDTVSSREVYSGAIVALRVDRVAMPGGREADREIVEHDGAVAVVVLDDADRLVLVRQYRHPLGRRLWELPAGLLDVPGEDPVDAARRELEEETGLAADHWSVLVDVALSPGFTDESVRVFVATGVREIGRPDAHDEEADLEIARFPLDEAVAMTLRGEIVNATAVAGILALAASRSRGDALRPADAGWVDRPTAFSRRTREPSDSAPA; the protein is encoded by the coding sequence ATGATCCGGCCGGGTGAACACGAGTTCGACACCGTCTCCTCACGAGAGGTGTACAGCGGTGCGATCGTCGCGCTCCGCGTGGATCGGGTGGCGATGCCCGGTGGACGCGAAGCAGATCGCGAGATCGTCGAGCACGACGGCGCGGTCGCTGTCGTGGTCCTCGACGACGCCGACCGGCTCGTGCTCGTCCGGCAGTACCGGCATCCGCTCGGCCGGCGGCTCTGGGAGTTGCCGGCCGGGCTGCTGGACGTGCCCGGCGAGGATCCGGTCGACGCGGCCCGCCGGGAACTCGAGGAGGAGACGGGACTGGCCGCCGACCACTGGTCGGTGCTCGTCGACGTCGCACTCTCGCCCGGGTTCACCGACGAATCGGTGCGGGTGTTCGTGGCGACCGGGGTGCGGGAGATCGGCCGTCCCGACGCCCACGACGAGGAGGCCGACCTCGAGATCGCCCGGTTCCCGCTCGACGAGGCCGTGGCCATGACGCTGCGCGGCGAGATCGTCAACGCCACCGCGGTGGCCGGCATTCTGGCGCTCGCCGCGTCCCGGTCCCGGGGCGACGCGCTGCGCCCGGCGGATGCCGGATGGGTGGACCGGCCCACCGCGTTCTCGCGGCGCACCCGGGAGCCGTCGGACAGCGCACCGGCATGA
- a CDS encoding CTP synthase produces MPQSRIHSRSATKHIFVSGGVASSLGKGLTASSLGELLTARGLRVTMQKLDPYLNVDPGTMNPFQHGEVFVTEDGAETDLDVGHYERFLDRDLNGFANVTTGQVYSAVIAKERRGEYLGDTVQVIPHITDEIKSRILAMAGPDVQGQVPDVVITEIGGTVGDIESQPFLEAARQVRHDVGRENVFFLHVSLVPYLGPSGELKTKPTQHSVAALRNIGIQPDALILRCDRDVPDALKRKIALMCDVDVDACISTPDARSIYDIPKVLHSEGLDAYVVRQLGLPFRDVDWTVWGDLLDRVHNPRETVKVALVGKYVDLPDAYLSVTEALRAGGFAHYAKVEIAWVPSDECETEEGARAAIGDADAIMIPGGFGIRGIEGKLGAIRYARIHKIPMLGLCLGLQAVVIEAARSVGLKDANSEEFDPDTKHPVISTMADQEQIVAGEADLGGTMRLGAYPAVLAEGSLVAKAYGSENVSERHRHRYEVNNAYRDRIAKSGLVFSGTSPDGHLVEFVELPADKHPFFVATQAHPELKSRPTRPHPLFAAFIGAALDYKAGAAAPVADSAAEPTAASEAATADSVG; encoded by the coding sequence TTGCCACAGTCACGCATCCATTCGCGTAGCGCCACCAAGCACATTTTCGTGAGCGGGGGTGTCGCGTCCTCCCTGGGTAAGGGGCTGACCGCCTCGAGCCTCGGTGAGTTGCTCACCGCGCGCGGCCTCCGCGTGACCATGCAGAAGCTCGACCCGTACCTCAACGTGGACCCGGGCACGATGAACCCGTTCCAGCACGGTGAGGTGTTCGTCACGGAGGACGGCGCCGAGACCGACCTCGACGTCGGACACTACGAGCGTTTCCTCGACCGCGACCTCAACGGCTTCGCGAACGTGACGACCGGCCAGGTGTACTCGGCGGTCATCGCGAAGGAACGTCGCGGCGAGTACCTGGGCGACACCGTTCAGGTGATCCCGCACATCACCGACGAGATCAAGTCCCGCATCCTCGCAATGGCCGGCCCGGACGTGCAGGGGCAGGTCCCGGACGTCGTGATCACCGAGATCGGCGGCACCGTCGGCGACATCGAGTCGCAGCCGTTCCTCGAGGCGGCCCGCCAGGTCCGCCACGACGTGGGCCGGGAGAACGTCTTCTTCCTGCACGTGTCGCTGGTGCCGTACCTGGGCCCGTCCGGCGAGCTCAAGACCAAGCCGACGCAGCATTCGGTGGCGGCGCTGCGCAACATCGGTATCCAGCCGGACGCGCTGATCCTGCGCTGCGACCGGGACGTCCCCGATGCGCTCAAGCGCAAGATCGCGCTCATGTGCGACGTCGACGTCGACGCCTGCATCTCCACGCCGGACGCCCGGTCGATCTACGACATCCCGAAGGTGCTGCACAGCGAGGGCCTCGACGCGTACGTGGTGCGTCAGCTGGGTCTGCCGTTCCGGGACGTCGACTGGACCGTGTGGGGCGACCTGCTCGACCGGGTCCACAATCCGCGGGAGACCGTCAAGGTGGCTCTCGTCGGCAAGTACGTCGACCTGCCGGACGCGTACCTGTCGGTGACCGAGGCGCTGCGCGCGGGTGGTTTCGCGCACTACGCGAAGGTCGAGATCGCGTGGGTACCGTCCGACGAGTGCGAGACCGAGGAGGGGGCCCGGGCCGCGATCGGCGACGCCGACGCGATCATGATCCCCGGCGGGTTCGGTATCCGGGGCATCGAGGGCAAGCTCGGTGCGATCCGCTACGCCCGCATCCACAAGATTCCGATGCTCGGCCTGTGCCTGGGCCTGCAGGCCGTGGTCATCGAGGCGGCCCGCTCGGTCGGTCTGAAGGACGCGAACTCGGAGGAGTTCGATCCGGACACCAAGCATCCGGTGATCTCGACGATGGCCGATCAGGAACAGATCGTCGCCGGCGAGGCCGATCTCGGTGGCACGATGCGCCTCGGTGCGTACCCGGCGGTGCTGGCGGAGGGCTCGCTGGTCGCGAAGGCCTACGGCAGCGAGAACGTCTCCGAGCGTCACCGTCACCGCTACGAGGTCAACAACGCCTACCGGGACCGGATCGCCAAGAGCGGTCTCGTCTTCTCGGGCACGTCGCCCGACGGGCACCTCGTCGAGTTCGTCGAACTGCCTGCCGACAAGCATCCGTTCTTCGTGGCGACGCAGGCGCATCCGGAGCTGAAGAGCCGTCCGACGCGCCCGCACCCGCTGTTCGCAGCGTTCATCGGTGCGGCCCTGGACTACAAGGCCGGTGCCGCGGCACCGGTCGCCGACAGCGCTGCCGAGCCCACGGCGGCGTCCGAGGCGGCCACCGCGGACAGCGTCGGCTGA
- a CDS encoding copper transporter, with protein sequence MISLRQHAISIAAIFLALAIGVVLGSGLLSNGMLSGLRDDKAQLQSEIEDLNDTNNRLTEQLIAADGFDATVGDRIVRDTLAQRPVVVFTTPDTDPGALDALQRTIGQAGGSVSGRVSLTESFVDAVNGDQLRTLVTNVVPAGTQLRTGAVDQGSLAGDLLGSVLLLNPQTAQPQTTPQERVLALDTLRGGGFVEFDGDVQPGQLAVVLTGSGDPDNTSGNRGAVIARFAGALDGRGAGTVLAGPTTAAEGNGPIAVVRADAALAAVLSTVDDVDRVSGRITTVLALQEQLAGGTGRYGTGPGAAAVTVGAAQP encoded by the coding sequence GTGATTTCTCTGCGTCAACACGCCATCTCCATCGCGGCGATCTTCCTGGCCCTCGCGATCGGCGTGGTTCTCGGCTCCGGGCTGCTGTCGAACGGGATGCTCTCCGGGTTGCGCGACGACAAGGCGCAGTTGCAGTCCGAGATCGAGGACCTGAACGACACGAACAACCGGCTCACCGAGCAGCTGATCGCCGCGGACGGCTTCGACGCCACCGTCGGGGACCGGATCGTGCGCGACACGCTCGCGCAGCGCCCGGTGGTGGTGTTCACCACCCCCGACACCGATCCCGGGGCTCTCGACGCCCTGCAGCGGACCATCGGGCAGGCCGGGGGATCGGTGTCGGGACGGGTGTCGCTGACCGAGTCGTTCGTCGACGCCGTGAACGGCGACCAGTTGCGCACCCTGGTGACCAACGTGGTGCCGGCCGGCACCCAGCTGCGGACCGGTGCGGTGGACCAGGGCAGCCTGGCCGGGGACCTGCTCGGATCGGTGCTGCTGCTGAACCCGCAGACCGCGCAGCCGCAGACCACCCCGCAGGAGCGGGTGCTGGCGCTGGACACGCTGCGTGGCGGCGGCTTCGTCGAGTTCGACGGCGACGTGCAGCCCGGGCAGCTCGCGGTGGTCCTCACCGGCAGCGGTGACCCCGACAACACCAGCGGTAACCGCGGTGCGGTGATCGCCCGGTTCGCGGGCGCCCTCGACGGGCGCGGCGCCGGCACGGTGCTGGCGGGACCGACGACGGCGGCCGAGGGCAACGGCCCGATCGCGGTCGTGCGGGCGGACGCGGCCCTGGCCGCCGTGCTCTCCACCGTCGACGACGTCGACCGGGTCTCGGGTCGGATCACCACCGTCCTGGCGTTGCAGGAGCAGCTGGCGGGCGGCACCGGCCGGTACGGGACCGGCCCGGGAGCGGCCGCGGTGACCGTCGGTGCGGCGCAGCCGTGA
- the steA gene encoding putative cytokinetic ring protein SteA: MKMPGLLSRKTDTLPGISGIARVDRDTGKLLRRVGDGDIVVLDEIDLDRVTADALVTAGVLAVVNASPSITGRYPNLGPEVLVANDIVLIDAAGPDIFKAIKDGSKIRLHEGRVYAGERQLAQGTEQTEAEISDRMIEAKTGLVDHLEAFSGNTIEFIRSESPLLIDGVGVPNVDVDFDDRHVVVVADGPDHEADLKALKPFIKEYSPILVGVGAGADTLTKAGYRPDLIVGDPDLITSETLKCGAEVVLPADPDGHARGLARIQDLGIGAMTFPASASPSDLALLLVDHHGASLIVTVGAAVSLDEFFDRGRRDTNPAAFMTRLKVGPKLVDAKAVATLYRSRVSGAAIALLVLAALTAVIVALVVSNIGGDALDWAIDTWNSFALWVQGLFT; this comes from the coding sequence ATGAAGATGCCAGGGCTGCTCTCCCGTAAGACCGACACCCTTCCCGGTATCAGTGGCATCGCGCGCGTCGACCGGGACACCGGAAAACTGCTGCGCAGGGTCGGCGACGGCGACATCGTCGTCCTCGACGAGATCGACCTGGACCGCGTCACCGCGGACGCGCTCGTCACCGCCGGGGTCCTCGCGGTCGTCAACGCGTCGCCGTCCATCACCGGCCGGTACCCGAATCTCGGCCCCGAGGTGCTCGTCGCGAACGACATCGTCCTGATCGACGCCGCCGGCCCCGACATCTTCAAGGCGATCAAGGACGGCTCCAAGATCCGGTTGCACGAGGGGAGGGTGTACGCGGGGGAGCGGCAGCTGGCCCAGGGCACCGAGCAGACCGAGGCCGAGATCTCCGACCGGATGATCGAGGCGAAGACCGGTCTCGTCGACCACCTCGAGGCGTTCTCCGGCAACACGATCGAGTTCATCCGCTCGGAGAGCCCCCTGCTGATCGACGGCGTCGGGGTACCGAACGTCGACGTCGACTTCGACGACCGGCACGTCGTGGTCGTCGCGGACGGCCCCGATCACGAAGCCGACCTCAAGGCGCTCAAACCGTTCATCAAGGAGTACTCGCCGATCCTGGTCGGTGTGGGTGCCGGTGCCGACACCCTGACCAAGGCGGGCTACCGGCCGGACCTGATCGTCGGCGATCCGGACCTGATCACGTCCGAGACCCTCAAGTGCGGCGCCGAGGTGGTGCTGCCGGCCGACCCGGACGGACATGCCCGCGGACTGGCCCGCATCCAGGACCTCGGGATCGGGGCCATGACGTTCCCGGCGTCGGCGTCCCCGTCGGATCTGGCGCTGCTGCTCGTCGACCATCACGGGGCGTCGCTCATCGTGACCGTCGGCGCGGCCGTCTCCCTCGACGAATTCTTCGACCGCGGCCGCCGCGACACGAACCCGGCGGCGTTCATGACCCGGTTGAAGGTGGGGCCGAAACTCGTCGACGCCAAGGCCGTGGCGACGCTGTACCGCAGCCGTGTCTCCGGTGCCGCGATCGCCCTGCTGGTGCTCGCCGCACTGACCGCGGTGATCGTGGCACTCGTCGTGTCCAACATCGGCGGCGACGCCCTGGACTGGGCGATCGACACCTGGAACAGCTTCGCACTGTGGGTACAGGGGCTCTTCACGTGA
- the recN gene encoding DNA repair protein RecN, giving the protein MLAEIRIDNLGAISAACAQFHSGLTVLTGETGAGKTMVVTSLHLLSGARADAGRVRVGATRAVVEGRFVVDESAPRIDDEVTRLLESCGAERDEDGSIIAVRTVGGDGRSRAHLGGRSVPAGVLSEFAAPLLTVHGQNDQLRLLRPDQQRAALDRFADKTVAPLLARYRAHRSEWTAARNELLERTSRTRELAQEADQLTFALEEIDRIAPTPGEDVAIVDEVRRLGDLDSLRSAAQGAQAALSGVDDESGDVSGALDRLGDARARIETSDDPALAGLGPRLGEAIAVVVDVAGELSGYLSGLPSDPGALDTLLTRQAELKTLTRKYAADIDGVLAWAETARDRLARIDTSSEALSALSEQVAAAAAATAAAAAKLSAARAKAAKKLAKAVGDELSGLAMGRAALEVLVRPREVGPNDSAPLTVDGRDVHAGASGVDEVEFRLAAHSGAPSLPIGKSASGGELSRVMLALEVVLAGSDRGATMVFDEVDAGVGGRAAVEIGRRLARLARTHQVIVVTHLPQVAAFADTHLVVDKTDDVRSGVDSGVRTLSEEDRVVELARMLAGLDDTETGRAHAEELLAIAGQERSAAHA; this is encoded by the coding sequence GTGCTGGCTGAGATTCGGATAGACAACCTCGGGGCCATTTCGGCGGCCTGTGCGCAGTTCCATTCCGGTCTCACCGTGCTCACGGGCGAAACCGGGGCCGGCAAGACGATGGTCGTCACCAGCTTGCACCTGCTCAGCGGTGCCCGCGCCGACGCCGGCCGGGTCCGGGTCGGAGCCACCCGTGCGGTCGTCGAGGGCCGATTCGTCGTCGACGAGTCCGCGCCGCGGATCGACGACGAGGTGACCCGACTGCTCGAGTCGTGCGGAGCCGAACGCGACGAGGACGGCAGCATCATCGCGGTCCGCACCGTCGGCGGCGACGGCCGCTCCCGCGCCCACCTCGGCGGCCGCAGCGTGCCCGCGGGAGTGCTGTCGGAATTCGCCGCCCCACTGCTCACCGTCCACGGCCAGAACGACCAGTTGCGCCTGCTGCGTCCCGACCAGCAGCGCGCGGCCCTGGACCGGTTCGCCGACAAGACGGTCGCGCCACTGCTCGCGCGGTACCGCGCCCATCGCAGCGAGTGGACGGCCGCGCGCAACGAACTCCTCGAACGCACCAGCCGGACACGGGAACTCGCGCAGGAAGCGGACCAGCTGACGTTCGCACTCGAGGAGATCGACCGGATCGCCCCGACCCCCGGGGAGGACGTCGCGATCGTCGACGAGGTGCGCCGGCTGGGCGACCTCGACTCGCTGCGCAGCGCCGCGCAGGGGGCGCAGGCCGCGCTGTCCGGTGTCGACGACGAATCCGGTGACGTGTCGGGTGCGCTGGATCGGCTCGGCGACGCCCGCGCCCGGATCGAGACGTCCGACGACCCCGCACTGGCGGGGCTCGGCCCGCGCCTCGGGGAGGCGATCGCCGTGGTCGTCGACGTCGCCGGGGAACTCTCCGGATATCTGTCCGGGCTGCCGAGCGACCCCGGTGCGCTCGACACGCTCCTGACCCGTCAGGCCGAACTCAAGACACTCACCCGCAAGTACGCCGCCGACATCGACGGTGTCCTCGCGTGGGCCGAGACCGCCCGCGACCGTCTCGCCCGGATCGACACGTCGTCGGAGGCGCTGTCGGCGCTGTCGGAGCAGGTGGCGGCGGCGGCCGCCGCGACCGCGGCGGCCGCGGCCAAACTGTCCGCCGCCCGGGCCAAGGCGGCGAAGAAGCTCGCGAAGGCGGTCGGCGACGAATTGTCCGGCCTCGCGATGGGACGGGCCGCGCTCGAGGTGTTGGTCCGGCCCCGCGAGGTGGGACCGAACGACAGTGCGCCGCTGACCGTGGACGGCCGCGACGTGCATGCGGGCGCGTCCGGCGTCGACGAGGTGGAGTTCCGGCTCGCCGCGCACAGCGGTGCACCGTCGCTGCCGATCGGCAAGAGCGCGTCGGGCGGTGAACTGTCCCGGGTCATGCTCGCACTCGAAGTGGTGCTCGCCGGCTCGGACCGCGGCGCGACGATGGTGTTCGACGAGGTCGACGCGGGTGTCGGTGGACGTGCCGCCGTCGAGATCGGGCGCCGCCTGGCCCGCCTGGCCCGCACCCACCAGGTCATCGTCGTCACCCATCTGCCGCAGGTGGCGGCCTTCGCCGACACCCATCTGGTGGTCGACAAGACCGACGACGTCCGCAGCGGCGTCGACAGTGGGGTGCGGACCCTGTCCGAGGAGGATCGGGTCGTCGAACTCGCCCGCATGCTCGCCGGACTGGACGACACCGAGACCGGGCGCGCGCACGCGGAGGAACTGCTGGCCATCGCGGGGCAGGAACGCAGCGCGGCACACGCATGA